In one Kitasatospora cineracea genomic region, the following are encoded:
- a CDS encoding LacI family DNA-binding transcriptional regulator, producing MSGRVTIRDVAALAGVSAGAVSLALNDRPGVSVPTRERIRAAAEELGWVPSQAARSLARLAPGSDTVGLVITRPARQLGLEPFYMEFISGIQSVLEERSATLLLRLVRDREQEIAVHRTWWRTRRVSGAVLTDLTEADPRIPALAALGMPTVAAGHPGLAGGELAAVWTDDAAAIAEAVRYLALLGHRRIARVGGDPHLGHTAIRTRALAAAAEQLGLEPPRSVPTDFSGQAGARATRMLLASAHRPTAIVYDNDIMAVAGISVAAEFGLHVPADLSLIAWDDSQLCRLTHPALSAMSHDVHGYGALVARTLFDVIEHRGTPAGPAPTPVLVPRGSSAPPAR from the coding sequence GTGAGCGGACGCGTCACCATCCGGGACGTCGCGGCCCTCGCCGGGGTCTCCGCCGGGGCCGTCTCGCTGGCCCTGAACGACCGGCCCGGGGTGTCCGTGCCGACCAGGGAACGGATCCGGGCCGCGGCCGAGGAACTCGGCTGGGTGCCCAGCCAGGCCGCCCGCAGCCTGGCCCGGCTGGCGCCGGGCAGCGACACCGTCGGGCTGGTGATCACCCGCCCGGCCCGCCAACTCGGCCTGGAACCCTTCTACATGGAGTTCATCTCCGGCATCCAGAGCGTGCTGGAGGAACGCTCGGCGACCCTGCTGCTGCGACTGGTACGGGACCGCGAGCAGGAGATCGCCGTGCACCGCACCTGGTGGCGCACCCGGCGGGTCAGCGGCGCGGTGCTGACCGACCTGACCGAGGCCGACCCGCGCATCCCGGCACTCGCCGCACTCGGCATGCCGACCGTCGCGGCCGGCCACCCCGGCCTGGCCGGAGGGGAGCTGGCGGCCGTCTGGACCGACGACGCGGCCGCGATCGCCGAAGCCGTCCGCTACCTCGCCCTGCTCGGCCACCGCCGGATCGCCCGGGTCGGCGGCGACCCGCACCTCGGGCACACCGCCATCCGCACCAGGGCGCTGGCCGCCGCCGCCGAACAGCTCGGACTGGAGCCGCCGCGCAGCGTCCCCACCGACTTCTCCGGCCAGGCCGGCGCCCGGGCCACCCGGATGCTGCTGGCCTCCGCCCACCGCCCCACCGCGATCGTCTACGACAACGACATCATGGCCGTCGCGGGCATCTCGGTCGCCGCCGAGTTCGGCCTGCACGTCCCCGCCGACCTGTCGCTGATCGCCTGGGACGACTCCCAGCTGTGCCGGCTCACCCACCCCGCGCTGTCCGCGATGAGCCACGACGTGCACGGGTACGGCGCGCTGGTCGCCCGCACCCTGTTCGACGTCATCGAGCACCGCGGCACGCCCGCCGGACCGGCCCCCACCCCCGTCCTGGTCCCGCGCGGCAGCAGCGCCCCGCCGGCCCGCTGA
- a CDS encoding LacI family DNA-binding transcriptional regulator, with protein sequence MTSSPASGTRGARPTMKDVAAAAGVGLKTVSRVVNGESGVTPEMAARVQAAIEALGFRRNDSARLLRTGRTASVALLLEDISDPFSSALSRAVEQVAAAEGCLLFTGSSAEVPARERELALAFCARRVDGLIVVPAGDDHRYLLPEIESGTPVVFLDRPGSGIDADAVLSDNAGGAQAGTAHLIAHGHRRIGFVGDLPSIHTAAERARGYRAAMAAAGLPVDERWVDCGPTDRTRVAAAVRRLTTGPDAVTALFTANNRVTLAALHHLPADRRPALVGFDDLELADLLTPGLTVVAQDPAALGALAARRLFDRLTGDTTPPARLELPTLLIPRGSGETPPLTA encoded by the coding sequence ATGACCAGCAGCCCTGCCAGCGGCACCCGCGGTGCCCGCCCCACCATGAAGGACGTCGCGGCGGCCGCCGGGGTCGGGCTGAAGACCGTCTCCCGGGTGGTGAACGGCGAGAGCGGGGTGACGCCCGAGATGGCGGCCCGGGTGCAGGCCGCGATCGAGGCGCTCGGCTTCCGGCGCAACGACAGCGCGCGGCTGCTGCGCACCGGCCGGACGGCGAGCGTCGCGCTGCTGCTGGAGGACATCAGCGACCCGTTCTCCTCCGCGCTCTCCCGGGCCGTCGAACAGGTCGCGGCCGCCGAGGGCTGCCTGCTGTTCACCGGTTCCAGCGCCGAAGTACCGGCGCGCGAACGGGAGTTGGCGCTGGCGTTCTGCGCGCGGCGGGTGGACGGGCTGATCGTCGTCCCGGCCGGTGACGACCACCGCTACCTGCTGCCCGAGATCGAGTCCGGCACGCCCGTGGTCTTCCTGGACCGCCCCGGCTCCGGCATCGACGCCGACGCCGTGCTCAGCGACAACGCGGGCGGCGCACAGGCCGGCACCGCCCACCTGATCGCCCACGGCCACCGCCGGATCGGCTTCGTCGGTGACCTCCCGTCCATCCACACCGCCGCCGAGCGGGCCCGCGGCTACCGCGCGGCGATGGCCGCGGCCGGACTGCCCGTCGACGAACGCTGGGTCGACTGCGGCCCCACCGACCGGACCCGGGTCGCCGCCGCCGTCCGCCGCCTCACCACCGGCCCCGACGCGGTGACCGCCCTGTTCACCGCCAACAACCGGGTCACCCTCGCCGCCCTCCACCACCTCCCCGCCGACCGCCGCCCCGCCCTGGTCGGCTTCGACGACCTCGAACTCGCCGACCTGCTCACCCCCGGCCTCACCGTCGTCGCCCAGGACCCCGCCGCCCTCGGCGCCCTCGCCGCCCGCCGCCTCTTCGACCGCCTCACCGGCGACACCACGCCCCCCGCCCGCCTGGAACTCCCCACCCTGCTCATCCCGCGCGGGTCGGGCGAGACCCCGCCGCTGACGGCGTGA
- a CDS encoding extracellular solute-binding protein, with amino-acid sequence MRRGWPAVAAASMVVLTACSSGGGGTSAAPSVNADPVKVTGSITVLTNRTDQLGDGTLDKYAAEFNKVYPNVKVKFEGMKDYEGEVKIRMNTENYGDVLPIPSDLSIAQFPNFFSSLGSSEELSKTYQWTDYATVDSKVYGIANFGTVTGFVYNKKVWADAGVTEWPKTPDEFVTDLKAIKAKGQAVPYYTNYHDSWPLRQWTDAIGAASCNEGAKDAMATTATPWTSGNDIYTIDSLVYSIVNQKLSEDDPTTTNWDQSKVMLGTGKVGTMYLGSWAISQMQEAATKAGASPDDIGYMPFPSTSGKACTVLQPDYKYAINKHSKNQEAARAWLDWYIAKSGAAQAEQGISSVKGSELPAALKPFTDNGVQLIGQKQDKSAVVKKIDKGAEINLDAPDYRQKLVDIARGAAPGDRDGYFAELDKKWSQAQKTVNG; translated from the coding sequence ATGCGCAGAGGATGGCCGGCCGTCGCGGCCGCTTCCATGGTGGTGCTCACTGCGTGTAGCAGTGGTGGCGGTGGGACGTCCGCTGCGCCGTCGGTGAACGCGGACCCGGTGAAGGTCACCGGTTCGATCACGGTGCTGACCAACCGCACCGACCAGCTCGGCGACGGGACGCTGGACAAGTACGCCGCGGAGTTCAACAAGGTCTACCCGAACGTCAAGGTGAAGTTCGAGGGGATGAAGGACTACGAGGGCGAAGTCAAGATCCGCATGAACACCGAGAACTACGGTGACGTGCTGCCGATCCCCTCCGACCTGTCGATCGCCCAGTTCCCCAACTTCTTCTCCTCGCTGGGGTCTTCGGAGGAGCTGTCGAAGACCTACCAGTGGACCGACTACGCGACGGTCGACAGCAAGGTCTACGGCATCGCCAACTTCGGCACGGTGACCGGCTTCGTCTACAACAAGAAGGTCTGGGCGGACGCCGGCGTCACCGAGTGGCCCAAGACCCCGGACGAGTTCGTTACCGACCTGAAGGCCATCAAGGCCAAGGGCCAGGCGGTGCCGTACTACACCAACTACCACGACAGTTGGCCGCTGCGGCAGTGGACCGACGCGATCGGCGCGGCCAGCTGCAACGAGGGCGCCAAGGACGCGATGGCCACCACCGCGACCCCCTGGACCAGCGGCAACGACATCTACACCATCGACAGCCTGGTGTACTCGATCGTCAACCAGAAGCTGTCCGAGGACGACCCGACCACCACCAACTGGGACCAGTCGAAGGTGATGCTGGGCACCGGCAAGGTCGGCACGATGTACCTGGGCTCCTGGGCGATCTCGCAGATGCAGGAGGCCGCGACCAAGGCCGGCGCCAGCCCGGACGACATCGGCTACATGCCCTTCCCGTCCACCTCGGGCAAGGCGTGCACCGTCCTGCAGCCGGACTACAAGTACGCGATCAACAAGCACTCCAAGAACCAGGAGGCCGCGCGGGCGTGGCTGGACTGGTACATCGCCAAGTCCGGTGCGGCGCAGGCCGAGCAGGGCATCTCCTCGGTCAAGGGCTCCGAACTGCCCGCCGCGCTCAAGCCGTTCACCGACAACGGGGTGCAGCTGATCGGGCAGAAGCAGGACAAGTCCGCGGTGGTCAAGAAGATCGACAAGGGCGCGGAGATCAACCTGGACGCCCCGGACTACCGGCAGAAGCTGGTCGACATCGCCCGCGGCGCGGCCCCCGGCGACCGGGACGGCTACTTCGCCGAACTCGACAAGAAGTGGTCCCAGGCCCAGAAGACCGTCAACGGCTGA
- a CDS encoding SGNH/GDSL hydrolase family protein yields MQTAAATVLFQGDSITDAGRDRARPDDLGHGYAALAAAALPGTPTVLNRGIGGDRLTDLRARWDADTLAHRPDLVSLLIGVNDTWRHHDSGLSSPVDTWEDEYRELLRRLHAHCAPRLVLIEPFLVPVTPDQWAWREDLDPRIHAVRRLAAEHDALLLAADGLLNQAARTAGDPTLIVIDGVHPTDLGHRLLADAWLNLVTGTGTGSDGGSDGGAA; encoded by the coding sequence ATGCAGACCGCCGCCGCCACCGTCCTGTTCCAGGGCGACAGCATCACCGACGCCGGACGCGACCGCGCCCGCCCCGACGACCTCGGCCACGGCTACGCGGCCCTGGCCGCCGCCGCGCTGCCCGGCACCCCGACCGTCCTCAACCGCGGCATCGGCGGCGACCGCCTCACCGACCTGCGCGCCCGCTGGGACGCCGACACGCTCGCCCACCGGCCGGACCTCGTCTCGCTGCTGATCGGCGTCAACGACACCTGGCGCCACCACGACAGCGGCCTGTCCAGCCCCGTCGACACCTGGGAGGACGAGTACCGGGAACTGCTGCGCCGCCTGCACGCCCACTGCGCCCCCCGACTCGTCCTGATCGAGCCCTTCCTCGTTCCCGTCACCCCCGACCAGTGGGCCTGGCGCGAGGACCTCGACCCGCGCATCCACGCCGTCCGCCGCCTCGCCGCCGAACACGACGCCCTGCTGCTCGCCGCCGACGGCCTCCTCAACCAGGCCGCCCGCACCGCCGGCGACCCCACCCTGATCGTCATCGACGGCGTCCACCCCACCGACCTCGGCCACCGCCTGCTCGCCGACGCCTGGCTGAACCTGGTCACCGGCACCGGCACCGGCAGTGACGGCGGCAGCGACGGCGGGGCGGCGTAG
- a CDS encoding ROK family protein has protein sequence MAGTAVTAGSPGSPSDGAPAPGPADGPLIAALDIGGTKIAGGLVDTRGALHHRLQVPTPADGDRDELMTAVDHVLDDLARHPDWHRVHALGIGSAGPVDTTHGTVSPVNIPGWRAFPLLDEVAQHPAARHLPLTLGGDALAMTAAEHWQGAARPYRNALCLVVSTGVGAGLILDGALHTGTTGNAGHLGHITIDYNGDPCPCGSRGCLETLASGTAIARTAARLGWRPGPDRDASTTAVARAARAGDPTALAAFDQAARALAAGIAATATLVELDAAVIGGGVAQAGPLLLDPLAHHLTTYAALPFTHHLTLHTARLGTDAGLIGAAALTRRARPAPR, from the coding sequence ATGGCCGGTACTGCCGTCACAGCCGGGTCCCCCGGCTCCCCGTCGGACGGCGCCCCCGCCCCCGGTCCCGCCGACGGGCCGCTGATCGCGGCCCTCGACATCGGCGGCACCAAGATCGCCGGTGGCCTGGTCGACACCCGCGGCGCCCTGCACCACCGCCTCCAGGTCCCCACCCCCGCCGACGGCGACCGGGACGAGCTGATGACCGCCGTCGACCACGTCCTCGACGACCTCGCCCGCCACCCCGACTGGCACCGGGTGCACGCCCTCGGCATCGGCAGCGCCGGGCCGGTCGACACCACCCACGGCACGGTCAGCCCCGTCAACATCCCCGGCTGGCGGGCGTTCCCGCTGCTCGACGAGGTCGCCCAGCACCCCGCCGCCCGGCACCTGCCGCTCACCCTCGGCGGCGACGCCCTGGCGATGACCGCCGCCGAGCACTGGCAGGGCGCCGCCCGCCCCTACCGCAACGCCCTCTGCCTGGTCGTCTCCACCGGCGTCGGCGCCGGGCTGATCCTGGACGGCGCCCTGCACACCGGCACCACCGGCAACGCCGGGCACCTCGGCCACATCACCATCGACTACAACGGCGACCCCTGCCCCTGCGGCTCCCGCGGCTGCCTGGAGACGCTCGCCTCCGGCACCGCCATCGCCCGCACCGCCGCCCGGCTCGGCTGGCGTCCCGGACCCGACCGGGACGCCAGCACCACCGCCGTCGCCCGCGCCGCCCGGGCCGGCGACCCCACCGCCCTGGCCGCCTTCGACCAGGCCGCCCGCGCCCTGGCCGCCGGCATCGCGGCCACCGCCACCCTGGTCGAACTCGACGCCGCCGTCATCGGCGGCGGCGTCGCCCAGGCCGGGCCGCTGCTCCTCGACCCCCTCGCCCACCACCTGACCACCTACGCGGCCCTCCCCTTCACCCACCACCTCACCCTGCACACCGCCCGGCTCGGCACCGACGCCGGTCTGATCGGCGCCGCCGCCCTCACCCGCCGCGCCCGGCCCGCCCCGCGCTGA
- a CDS encoding carbohydrate ABC transporter permease — MNRNPRRFHARSAAASGAKYLSLVLASAVVLVPLLVILFTSLKTRKEALATGPLDLPSDWFNFENFRIAFTQGHMMPAFLNTGIILLVSVTGTVVIGSMTAYAIDRFEFRLKKLVMGAFLLASLVPSVTTQVATFQIVNDLGAFNTRWAPILLYLGTDIISIYIFLQFIRSIPVSLDEAARLDGANSFTIYWRIILPMLKPAIATVVIVKGVTVYNDFFVPFLYMPSTDLGTISTSLFRFQGPFGVNWEIISAGAILVILPTLVVFLALQRLIYAGFAAGSSK, encoded by the coding sequence GTGAACCGCAACCCCCGTCGTTTCCACGCCCGTTCCGCCGCCGCGTCCGGCGCCAAGTACCTGTCCCTGGTACTGGCCAGCGCCGTGGTGCTGGTCCCGCTGCTGGTGATCCTGTTCACCTCGCTCAAGACCCGCAAGGAGGCCCTCGCCACCGGCCCGCTGGACCTGCCCTCCGACTGGTTCAACTTCGAGAACTTCCGCATCGCCTTCACCCAGGGCCACATGATGCCGGCGTTCCTGAACACCGGGATCATCCTGCTGGTGTCCGTCACCGGCACCGTGGTGATCGGCTCGATGACCGCCTACGCCATCGACCGCTTCGAGTTCCGGCTGAAGAAGCTCGTCATGGGCGCGTTCCTGCTGGCCAGCCTGGTGCCGTCGGTGACCACCCAGGTCGCCACCTTCCAGATCGTCAACGACCTCGGCGCGTTCAACACCCGCTGGGCGCCGATCCTGCTGTACCTCGGCACCGACATCATCTCGATCTACATCTTCCTGCAGTTCATCCGCTCCATCCCGGTCTCGCTGGACGAGGCGGCGCGCCTCGACGGGGCGAACTCGTTCACCATCTACTGGCGGATCATCCTGCCGATGCTCAAGCCGGCCATCGCCACCGTGGTGATCGTCAAGGGCGTCACGGTGTACAACGACTTCTTCGTCCCGTTCCTCTACATGCCCTCGACCGACCTGGGCACCATCTCCACCTCGCTGTTCCGCTTCCAGGGCCCGTTCGGCGTCAACTGGGAGATCATCTCGGCCGGCGCGATCCTGGTGATCCTCCCCACCCTGGTGGTCTTCCTCGCCCTGCAGCGCCTCATCTACGCCGGCTTCGCGGCCGGCTCCAGCAAGTGA
- a CDS encoding carbohydrate ABC transporter permease: MTALQRDRGAGKPPAQAEAGDAAPAGQRRAPRRKALRRHWWFTPWLYLVVPLAFLVTFTYLPIGDMIGYSFTDWDGISPERNNVGLKNYTDLFTRPELFKVFLVSGVYLVAAVLQIALALYFATVLSFNTRFRNLFKGILFFPYLINGVAIGFVFLFFFQPHGTLDSLLSMVGVHGKHQWLGDPDLVNKSLAGVSVWRYTGLNLVLFLGAIQSIPPHLYEAAALDGANRWQQFRHIIAPSIKPVISLSAILAVSGSLAVFEIPYIMTGGSNGSQTFVIQSINMAFKFDKFGLASASAVVLIVLILIVTWIQRRLVPEERVELS, encoded by the coding sequence ATGACTGCACTGCAGAGGGACCGGGGCGCCGGAAAGCCCCCCGCGCAGGCCGAGGCCGGCGACGCCGCCCCGGCCGGCCAGCGCCGCGCTCCCCGGCGCAAGGCTCTGCGCCGCCACTGGTGGTTCACGCCGTGGCTGTACCTGGTGGTACCGCTGGCGTTCCTGGTGACGTTCACCTACCTGCCGATCGGCGACATGATCGGCTACAGCTTCACCGACTGGGACGGCATCAGCCCGGAGCGCAACAACGTCGGCCTGAAGAACTACACGGACCTGTTCACCCGGCCCGAACTGTTCAAGGTGTTCCTGGTCTCCGGGGTCTACCTGGTCGCCGCGGTGCTGCAGATCGCGCTGGCGCTGTACTTCGCCACCGTGCTGAGCTTCAACACCCGCTTCCGGAACCTGTTCAAGGGCATCCTGTTCTTCCCGTACCTGATCAACGGCGTGGCCATCGGGTTCGTCTTCCTGTTCTTCTTCCAGCCGCACGGCACCCTGGACTCGCTGCTGTCGATGGTCGGCGTGCACGGCAAGCACCAGTGGCTCGGCGACCCGGACCTGGTCAACAAGTCGCTGGCCGGCGTGTCGGTGTGGCGCTACACCGGGCTCAACCTGGTGCTGTTCCTCGGCGCCATCCAGTCGATCCCGCCGCACCTGTACGAGGCCGCCGCCCTGGACGGCGCCAACCGTTGGCAGCAGTTCCGGCACATCATCGCGCCCAGCATCAAGCCGGTGATCAGCCTCAGCGCGATCCTCGCCGTCTCCGGCTCGCTCGCCGTCTTCGAGATCCCGTACATCATGACCGGCGGTTCCAACGGCTCGCAGACCTTCGTCATCCAGAGCATCAACATGGCCTTCAAGTTCGACAAGTTCGGTCTCGCCTCGGCCAGCGCCGTCGTGCTGATCGTCCTGATCCTGATCGTCACCTGGATCCAGCGCCGCCTGGTGCCGGAGGAGAGGGTGGAACTGTCGTGA
- the manA gene encoding mannose-6-phosphate isomerase, class I codes for MTADLLATTVRPYAWGSTTALAELTGRPPTGGPEAELWMGAHPGAPSRIDRGDGAEPLDAVIARDPATELGPRVTGRFGPQLPFLLKVLAAEHALSVQVHPTLAQAAAGYAAEDAAGTPLDAPHRIYRDRNHKPELICALGEFDALCGFRDPRATAELWQRLDLPVLAPWIDTLRTAPADTALRTVLTGALAEDRARGEQAAAELPAAMRKLATGGDPDAASWAAYLAAARDYPGDPGLLAAMLLNHVHLGAGQALYLDAGVPHAYLRGLGVEIMANSDNVLRCGLTPKHVDTAALAEVVDFRPTAPHHTPAVPAGSGELEFLTPAEEFTLSRIELGDPAGTDARSDVRLDARFGVRIDDDGPQLLLCVRGTAHLDDGPAIGPGECAYVPAASGPLRLAGDATVFRARVPRAR; via the coding sequence ATGACCGCCGACCTGCTCGCCACCACCGTCCGCCCCTACGCCTGGGGCTCGACCACCGCGCTCGCCGAACTGACCGGCCGCCCGCCCACCGGCGGACCCGAGGCTGAACTCTGGATGGGCGCCCACCCCGGTGCCCCCTCCCGGATCGACCGCGGCGACGGCGCCGAACCGCTCGACGCGGTCATCGCCCGCGACCCCGCCACCGAACTCGGCCCCCGGGTGACCGGCCGGTTCGGGCCGCAACTCCCGTTCCTGCTCAAGGTGCTGGCCGCCGAACACGCCCTCTCCGTGCAGGTCCACCCGACCCTCGCCCAGGCCGCCGCCGGGTACGCCGCCGAGGACGCCGCCGGCACCCCGCTCGACGCCCCGCACCGGATCTACCGCGACCGCAACCACAAGCCCGAACTGATCTGCGCCCTCGGCGAGTTCGACGCCCTGTGCGGCTTCCGCGACCCGCGCGCCACCGCCGAACTGTGGCAGCGCCTCGACCTGCCGGTGCTCGCCCCCTGGATCGACACCCTGCGCACCGCCCCCGCCGACACCGCCCTGCGCACCGTGCTGACCGGCGCACTCGCCGAGGACCGCGCCCGTGGCGAGCAGGCTGCCGCCGAACTGCCCGCCGCGATGCGGAAGCTGGCGACCGGCGGGGACCCGGACGCGGCGAGCTGGGCCGCCTACCTGGCCGCCGCCCGCGACTACCCCGGCGACCCCGGCCTGCTGGCCGCCATGCTGCTCAACCACGTCCACCTCGGCGCCGGGCAGGCCCTCTACCTGGACGCCGGCGTCCCGCACGCCTACCTGCGCGGACTCGGCGTCGAGATCATGGCCAACTCCGACAACGTGCTGCGCTGCGGCCTCACCCCCAAGCACGTCGACACCGCCGCCCTCGCCGAGGTCGTCGACTTCCGCCCCACCGCCCCGCACCACACCCCCGCCGTCCCGGCCGGGTCCGGCGAACTCGAATTCCTCACCCCCGCCGAGGAGTTCACCCTCTCCCGGATCGAACTCGGCGACCCCGCCGGGACCGACGCCCGGTCCGACGTCCGGCTCGACGCCCGGTTCGGCGTCCGGATCGACGACGACGGGCCGCAACTGCTGCTCTGCGTCCGCGGCACCGCCCACCTGGACGACGGGCCCGCGATCGGGCCGGGCGAGTGCGCGTACGTCCCCGCCGCGAGCGGGCCGCTGCGGCTGGCCGGGGACGCGACCGTGTTCCGGGCCAGGGTGCCACGGGCCCGCTGA